A single genomic interval of Rhododendron vialii isolate Sample 1 chromosome 3a, ASM3025357v1 harbors:
- the LOC131320759 gene encoding early nodule-specific protein 2-like, producing MDNNPQSSGSQDATVNVQRDFREAFDYDEAPEEIRQWLLTQQEQSMMPTQQGQPSMPTSSASHVWIPPNQSQPLQYSQPHSYTQGQPSTPTSSASHVWIPPNQSQPLQYSQPHSYTSMMPMQQGQPSTPTSSASHVWIPPNQIQRLQYSQPHSYTQPQPSMPTSSASHVWIPPNQSQPLQYSQRHSYTVRQPSTPTSSASHVWIPPNQSQPLQYSHPHSYTQGQPSTPTSSASHVWIPPNQSQPLQYSQPHSYTQGQPSTPTSSASHVWVPPNQSQPLQYSQPHSYTAVNVPSGAQQSSSDWQEYKINEQPRYYRNKKTSQSTREKPLELMNPIERADASTVWRELITLDGQKYYFNLVTRNSQWRIPEELKAAHEQAEREAYLRAQAATDASTAWREFITQDGQKYYSNLVTKNSEWDIPEVLKEAREQAAFREANLWAQVATDASTEWAEFCAPDGKKYYFNMRTNTSHWSIPKEREANQGTQAASIKVSSPEESFSIFSPVPNTHLLL from the exons ATGGACAATAATCCTCAGTCTTCTGGTTCCCAG gATGCGACCGTAAATGTTCAACGAGACTTTCGAGAAGCATTTGACTATGATGAAGCACCAGAAGAAATCCGTCAGTGGTTGTTGACTCAACAAGAACAG TCTATGATGCCAACGCAGCAAGGGCAGCCGTCTATGCCTACATCTTCAGCTTCTCATGTCTGGATCCCTCCTAATCAAAGTCAACCACTGCAATATTCTCAGCCACACTCATATACA CAAGGGCAGCCTTCTACGCCTACATCTTCAGCTTCTCATGTCTGGATCCCTCCTAATCAAAGTCAACCACTGCAATATTCTCAGCCACACTCATATACA TCTATGATGCCAATGCAGCAAGGGCAGCCGTCTACACCTACATCTTCAGCTTCTCATGTCTGGATCCCTCCTAATCAAATTCAACGACTGCAATATTCTCAGCCACACTCATATACA CAACCGCAGCCGTCTATGCCTACATCTTCAGCTTCTCATGTCTGGATCCCTCCTAATCAAAGTCAACCACTGCAATATTCTCAGCGACACTCGTATACAGTAA GGCAGCCATCTACGCCTACATCTTCAGCTTCTCATGTCTGGATCCCTCCTAATCAAAGTCAACCACTGCAATATTCTCACCCACACTCATATACA CAAGGGCAGCCGTCTACGCCTACATCTTCAGCTTCTCATGTCTGGATCCCTCCTAATCAAAGTCAACCACTGCAATATTCTCAGCCACACTCATATACA CAAGGGCAGCCGTCTACGCCTACATCTTCAGCTTCTCATGTCTGGGTCCCTCCTAATCAAAGTCAACCACTGCAATATTCTCAGCCACACTCATATACA GCTGTAAATGTTCCTAGTGGTGCTCAACAATCCTCATCTGATTGGCAAGAGTATAAAATCAATGAGCAGCCTAG ATATTATCGCAACAAGAAAACATCACAGTCTACTAGGGAGAAGCCTTTGGAATTAATGAACCCAATTGAG AGAGCTGATGCATCAACTGTGTGGAGGGAATTGATAACTCTGGATGGTCAAAA GTACTACTTCAATCTGGTTACAAGAAATTCTCAATGGCGCATTCCTGAGGAGTTAAAG GCAGCTCATGAACAAGCTGAGAGAGAAGCTTACCTACGGGCGCAAGCGGCAA CTGATGCATCTACTGCGTGGAGGGAATTTATAACTCAGGATGGTCAAAA GTACTACAGCAATCTGGTTACAAAAAATTCTGAATGGGACATTCCTGAGGTGTTAAAG gaggctcgtgaacaagctgcTTTTAGAGAAGCTAACCTATGGGCGCAAGTGGCAA CTGATGCATCTACTGAGTGGGCGGAATTCTGTGCTCCGGATGGTAAAAA GTACTACTTCAATATGCGTACAAACACATCTCATTGGAGCATTCCTAAGGAG AGAGAAGCTAACCAAGGGACACAAGCGGCAAGTATCAAGGTCTCTTCTCCTGAAGAATCATTCTCCATCTTTTCACCGGTACCGAATACTCATCTGCTGCTGTAA